The genomic stretch TTTGCGCGCGGGCGGGCGCGTTCCCGTTCCTGCACTTAGTCAAAAACCAAAATATTTTATCTCTTTAATTCTCAAAATTGTTTAAATTATTACTTCCTGACCCTATTTTAAAGTGGCTTTGAAGAtgattgtcttttttttttaacttaaaAAAGAATATGCTAATACTTGATAAGGATATTAAACATAGAAGTCTAATAATCCTAACAAAACAATGCTAGAGAATACGATGAatccaaataaaaatatttagaatttATGAAAATATCTTAAGAAGCTTTCAAACTTTTGATTTAGCACTAGGAAAATGGAAAATTTATCCACAAAAAACTATGAAACTCCCAAAACATTCTATGTGATGTCTAAACGCCGAGTGTTTTGGAAACTTTCCACAATAAAACATAATACACAACTAGCACAATGCACATCATGAATGCATTCAATATTAATGTTTATTACATCTGGTTGCATCTCATATGTTtgtattcaaaaaaaaaaaagttggacACGGATTAGAATGGTTTGTAAATTTGTTAGTTTTTTAGATATTTTTTCTCATTCTACTAGAgttaaatctattttttttgtcAAGCTTCTAGAAATATTTTTACGAGCTCTAAATATTTTACTTGGATTAGTACCccaatctatatatatatatatatttcaaaaCTTTTAGAAGGCTAGGGGCATTTTCTGCGGTTTAAAAACCTTGTCAAGTATTCAATGTATTTTctaccaaaaaaaagaaagaacctTGTTCAAAACCACTTTGAACGGCGTAGAGAGGTAATTTGTATTGTTTTGAGAGTTTAGGGGGTAAAATGTATGATTTTAGAGTTTGAGAAGAAAATTCAAACTACGATGATACTTTAGGATAGTAAAATAGATTAGCAAAAAGGAACCGTTAGATGAAGTTTGAACAATGGGCCACAAGACTTGAAATAGGGCCCATTTGGCTTGATAGCATTATGTGTGCCCCCTGAGACTGAGGTAATGGACAGAGATGATTATGAGTAGAGGTAGCACTGGATTAGAATCCAAATCCAAATGGAGAAGTCTAATTGAAGTCTAAAGAAAAAAATCTAACATCCATACAAATCCAATACTAATAAATGTCTAATATCCAATCAAGTTGCTTTAAATTCAAAATCCACCAATGACGATCCAATAAATAGCAAAAGTAGTATGGCTACATGTTGTCCTTGTGTTTAAAGTTGGGCCTTAGAGTTTAAATTTCGCATTAACACATTAAAACTTCAGCAAAAATATTTGAAACTTGTTTGAGAAGACTCAATACCACAACAAACTACTTTGTGCATATTGGTGTGCCTCATGTAAAAAGTTGGACCTAAATGAAAAACCCTAAATTAATACCTTAAAATTATGACCAAACTAATTGAAATTTGTTAATGATGATTTGGTATGACAACCAACTAATTTGTGCAAATTGATGttgtcatatatacatgtgggcTCCATGTTAAAAGCGAAACTTTAGCAAACACGTTTTGCTGAAATTTGATTTATGCTGATGCTTatgctgatttattgtaagagagaaaaacactattcgTTCACTGAAAATTAATGTTGAAGTAGTGCTGCGTAGAACAGTCTTCACCATCAATTCTGAATCTTCATTAGTTTGTTCAAAATAAGGGGGATGATGATGTTCTCCGGTCATCGGGACTCTAAACTAGATGTTCTATGTTGTACTTCGATCATCTCAACAAGAGAAATACTCGCTGATGTCTATTATGCAATTTGACAAAGTTCCAAAACCCGGTTTCCAGCAAAAGCGAAACCGACCAATTACAGGTGTGAACCGTGTTCATTGCTTTGATAGATCTAATGAGGCGGCGGTACTCTTTACTGACCACTAACTTACTAATTGCCTGGTCTCCATGGTCCACTGAGTTACTGATTGCCTGTTCtaaggatgaagaattgaagatAGCTAGAGCAGCGGAACAAatatatttggatatgcatgacTCCATTTATATTCAGGAAGGTAGCTATCATGCATATTTGAGGTTATGAGGCACGTAAGCCAGATGGCACGGGCTGGGattaaaaaaaagacaaatatatggCGTAGGGGtgatgttagtaagtgtcactAATGAGAACGAAACCTTGTTCAGAGTAGCAAAGCTTCCAACTTACGCGGTGTAGGGTGCAGGTAACTTGTTTAATTTGTCAATGAAGAGAGATGAGTGCCAATGGAGAGATGACGTACTAGTCCGTACTTAGGAACGGATAGCATCTATATACTTTCTTGCTCCTGAGTCCGATCCTGTCGTGTGACTCGTGTCTGCTATATTACTAATGACGACACAGGAACTAATATATCAACAGTACACGTCCATGTCGTCTACTTTTGTGACTCACAATGTCGTAGCTCGACTAGAATTGAAACGAAAGCTAAGCGCCTGTGTGCCGTTGCTTTCCGCCGTCCAGCAAGAAATATCTACCCGAATCCGTGGTGATTTGGTGATGCTTCCCGGCGTACGTGTTGAGGATATATAGCCAGAGTACGGCAAGAAATGCTCTTCAAGTCACCGTGTGCGGTTACTACTTTTTTGACTCCTGCGCACGATTTGAAAGCAGGGTGATCGAAATCGCTGCACGTTGTTTTCTGCTCCAATCAGCCGTGGTTAATTTGCTAGCGAGGTCCGGCAAGAGTACCTGTtgtaaattaattaattaaccgCAGCATCAGATGCCGAGTGCGTGGCCAGAGTTGTATACACGTTTAGCAAAAAGGTGTGAAAATTACAGCCATCCATCGTCGAAACACGAGTTGCTTAGTCGGAAAGAGAGCATACGTAAGCATTTGCAACACTTAGAGTTTGTAGGTTGTAAGCCGGCTAAAtactgaggtggaggagagataAGAGGGGAGAGAGTAAAAACGGACTGTAAGCTTACAACCGACTCAGACATAAAAATCAATAAAGTTTATGAGAGAGACAAGTAtgtcatgtattaatagtgatgagctaaccaCTATATGAGTGAGCTGCAAGAAGGTTGTAAAGAAACCTTACAGCCAGCTGTATTATTAGCCTTGTTCTTAGTGTCGCAGTTGCGTATTGTTTTCGAGGATATGCTAGCTGTATGGTTAGGTTTTCTTTTGAGCTCTTCTAAATATTTAGCAGGAAATATTTGTCACATGGCATTTAATTTGGTTTTAAATTTCGGGAAATGCAAACTTGTTCATAGTTCATCAGCAAGCAAAGGCTTACCGGCCGGATAGTGGAAGGAAGAATATGCATGGTTCTCCAAGTTACTACTACATGCTTCAAATCACTAGTCTACAGATTAGTTGAGAAGCAAGAATATGGTTCTCCCAGTTACTACATGCTTCAATCACTAGAGACTAATACTAGTTGATGAGAAGGAAGAATATGGTTCTCCCAGATATAATTGTGTCCTGTGCATGTGTGGGCATGAAGGAACTCTTGATGAGCATCATCTTTTGTCTCCCCTCTTAGCAAACAATAATGTTTGAGATATGCTTGGTTCACAACTCACAAGTGCCAAAAGATCAACAAAATTTCAGATTCTGGATCGGTTTCCTCCAAAAATCGATTAGCTGTGGCCTTTTTCATGGAGATTTTGATTCTCATATGCTGGAGTGTGTATATTTCCCACAAACAATGGTTACATCTTTAACCATAGATCTTGCAAttatctttgttttctttttattcTACTAATAAAATCTCGGCAAAGCTTTGCCGTTCCCTCCAAAAAATCTTTAACCATAGAAGCATTTCAGTTGAAGGAAAGATATTACGCATGAATTTGCACATGTTATCCATTGAGTCATCATGTAAAGAAAAGATATTTTCCTCAGATTACATAATGGCTAGAACGCGCCATTAGTAGATTGATTTTGTCTTTTTACTCTTGTAAACTTCTCGTTTTTCTTCTTTTGCAGACTACACACTTCTCTTTTAATTAATACAGTTTAATCAGTAGCAGTTCGCCCTTCTCTGTTTCGTAAGAAGAATAGAGCTGTCAAAGGTGTCGAGTAGTCTATTCCTTCCTCGTTATGCTGTTTAATTGCCTAGAACCAACAATTAGGTGTACATTTACTGCTGGTTGTGTAGTACATCTTACTCGAGCATGCAGTCGAGTCGAGCTATCGTGTGCTCAACTAATCCACTGTACTGGAGATAGAGATCAGCGGCTCAACGACAGCAACACAAAGCCAGGCGTCGTCCATTGGCGAACTGTGGCTATAAATATCAAGGTCCTCCGACCTGATCCATCCACTCGGTTTTTCACCGCAAGGCAGTAGTGAGCCATCCACTAATCCAGCCACACAGTTACAGTAATTCAGAGCGACGTCAAGCACCACGAccaccaccagtccaccaccaccacctcgtgCTCGAGCTCCAAGAAGCCATGGCGAAGCGCCGCCGCTCGTCGTCGTCCCTtcccctggccctgctgccgccgctgctgctgctgcttctacTTGCAGCCGGATCGCTCGCAGTGGCAGCCGCGCTTGACAGCTCCCCGGAGGCACGTCGTGGTCGAAGCCTGCAGCAGCTGCCAACCCCTGTGCCACAGCCGCAGCCAACCCCAGTGCCACAGCCCCTGCCGCAACCAAATCCAAATCCAAACCCACAGCCGCAGCCCCTTCCACAGCCCGATCCAAACCCACAGCCTCTGCCTCAGCCCCTACCGCAGCCCGATCCAAACCCACAGCCTCTGCCTCAGCCCCTCCCACAACCACAGCCAGGCCCAATCCCGCCGCAGCCTCTGCCGCAGCCCGACCCAAACCCACAGCCCGTACCACAGCCCCTCCCACAACCACAGCCAGGCCCAATCCCGCCGCAGCCTTTGCCGCAGCCTGACCCAAACCAGCCTCTGCCACAGCCGCAGCCGGCACCGGGGACCCAACCTGTTTCGACCCAAAATCCACAACCGCAGGCTGACCAGCTCTCTGGAGGTCCGCAGCCACTCTCGGACGGCGGATTAAGAATGTTGAACCTGCAGTACGTGAAGTACATATTTTTAGATCTTATCGTTCTGATACTGTAACTCTACACtgtactttttttcttttatttttttcttacgCATGGAGTGGTAATAGTAAAGTCATTTTTTCTTATGTTTTGCGAGAGTGTATGCCATGCAACGTGCCTGTATAGGTTATTAGTACTATCATTTTCATATTTTgatgtaccttgattgtatatGATTATATAACTATGTAGTGAGTTTGtccgcttgagcttatctatcgAATTTGCTAGTCATGTAGCAGtgttttttctcataataaatcaacaaacaatattttcagtcatgacttttcaGTCAAAACGAGcctatattatatataataattagAAGGATACTTGCGTGTTCTGAGATTTTTTTAGAAATAAAATTATTGTATATATAAGTTAGATTTACTTATTCTTGCATCGCTTCTTATTAAAATAGGAGAATTTCCTGCATGTTGTTATACGACATACATGTTAAATAAAGTTGATAtggattcaggccttgtttagttccaaaatattttgcaaaatggacactgtagccttttcgtttgtatttgacaaatattgtccaattatggactaactaggctcaaaagatttgtctcgtcaattccgaccaaactgtgcagttagtttttatttttgtctatatttagtacttcatgcatgtgtctaaagattcgatgtgacggagaatctaaaaaattttgcaaaattttttagaaactaaacaaggcctcagatgCAGAGCCAGAAGTTATATATAGGAGGGTTGACAAACAATTATAAAATTTGAGCTGGGCTCAATTGATTAGGTTTTTTATGGTGATCATCTGGGTTAATTTATCGACTTACGATTGTTCGTATTTTCTTATATGTATTTTAGAACATATTCTTTTAGTGGTATATGACATGTTCATCGAAGCAAGGGTCTATGGTAACTTTATAAATCTCGAGATCTACCAGTTTAGTCGAAGATGTTCGTTGGAACAACTTTATTATGTAGGTGTGCTTGTATAACTTTATTaaatacttcctccatcccatAAACTATGTTGCTATAAAATTCATGATGGTCTTAAGTTCAACCAGGTTTCTTGAAAATATTAGTAATATTCAAATatctaaataagtttattataagaGTATATTGAACGATCTACCTaacgatactaattatgtactataaatataaatataaatattttcttataCACATTTGGTCATAGCTAaaaatatttaaattcttgaaaAATAAGAATGACACTTTTTATTAGATGAAAGGGAGTAGAAGGTATTAATAGGTATATATAGCAATATCTTTGTTATATTAttttactaaatataaataaaaatcataAGATTATATACTAATAAAGAAATTGTTGTCATATGTTTTTGGGGGGCATGGCCTCCTAGTACCGCCCCCTAGCTGTGCCACTAGTGCCACCCAGCGCGTGCGACAAAAGTCAATTGCCATTAGGCATGTAGCAAAAAAGGATCGATGATCGAGCGGCCCCCTGGATGTGCAACTAGCTTACCCAGCGCGTGCGGCAAAAATCAATTGCCATTAGGCATGCAGCGAAAAGGATCAATGATGATCGAGCGGCACGTCAACTAAggccggccttgtttagtcacctcaaaaacttttttttttttcaaaatttctcatcacatcaaattttacgacatatgtatggaacattaagtatagatgaaaataaaaagtaattgtaTATTTTGCCTATAAATCGTAAGACAaaccttttaagcttagttactttatgattagacaatgtttgtcaaataaaaacgaaagtactaaaaTGTCAAAATCAACAAtttttttgaatctaaacaaggcctaactcgaTAGATCGTGGTCCACTTGACTACTTGAGCACTCACCGAGCTGGGCATGCCAATGTGGCCTACAAGGAGTTACTCCTTTTTAGGGCGGATTGTGAAGGGCTGAACAGAAGAGTTTGGTTCATGCTGTGACCGAACCACATCTAAGCTACGGCGGTGCCTAAGCTATGGTGAGCAAAATGGCCGCCGCACTTTACGTGAGCATTaggcgcaaaaaaaaaaaacacaatcaAATATAATATCAATGTCTGTATCCGATCTGTACTTCTGACAATTACTATTCATCTTCCTTTGCCCAGCGCCCAGTGCCCACTGCCAAGCATCTTCTTCCTCATCCGCCAACTATGAACTATCTGCCTAGCTAGCTAGGCTAGAAATTAAATGCTGAAGTATGCAAGCAAGGCGATCGACATCTCTCACGATTCGATAAAATGCTACCACTAGCATACTATATAATCTAAGGCAGATTAGCCTTTCCTCGAGGACAAAAAGGCTAGGCATAATTTCAATTTTAGCACTCCGAGTTGATAGATTTTGTGTACTGTACGTGCATATGAACCTATCATCTTCTGATACTATTTTGGTTCCCTCTCTTTCGGTCTTTGTCATGATTTGTTTGGCACTTCGATACGGCATGCCCCGTCGTTGTCATCGGTGACATTAGAGGCCTCTAAAATCTTAGAAATTTTGGATGAGAGATTCCAAATTAGGGAACGTTGTACACTAATTTCAACAGAGACATGTGCGTAGTCCTCCCCTTCCTCCTGGCTGCCGCTACCGCACTTAGTGGCAGAGCCAAGGGGGTTTGGCAGGGGCCATAGCCTCCTAACATATTATTATATCAATTCTTTTTACTAGTATAACCTTATAAGTTTTATGTATATTAAGAGAgagaatataaaaaaaattcttgTCATATATACCTACTAATATCTTCTAGATAATAAAATCATACAAACCACAACTATAATAAAATTATCCATTTAAGCACATCCAAAAGGCACTAGATAAAAACCATCCCTATAAATACATATGAGAGACTCGACTGTTAGATTTTGAGATTTACAAAATCATTATAGAGCCTTGCTGTCACGGGCATATCACCTACCATGCCAAAAAAATAGCGCTTTAAATCTTAGAATACATATAAGAAAATGTGAGCACCCATATATATACCAAGTCATTAAATTAACCCAGGCAATCACGGTGAGGAACCTAATCAATTGAGATGTGCTCGATTTTAGAAGTTGAATCTTCATAGCTAGCCACCAATGTATAAATTCTAGCTCCGCCACTGCCTCCACCCTCTGGCAAGAGCGCTTGCGTGGGTCCTCATCCCTTCGGGAGCCACGCTCAGACCTACCCTTCTTTAGTGAGCGGTGCTTGTGGCTAGCCTCCCTCTGGCATTGGTGCTTGGGCCCGCCTCTCATTCAGCGTCTTTCTCCCTCATCGCTTCTCCCTCTTCCTCAGAGCTAGTGGCTAGGGTGGATCTCGAGTGATATGCATCTAGGGAGAGCCAACGACTAGAGCAGATCATGAGCAATGTGTGTCGAGGTGCCCTAGCATGCATGGCGATGCTCGCCTGGGCAAAGATTCTCCATAGTATGGCAACATCAAATCTATAAGGAGGCTCCAAACCGAGGTGAGTTTCTCTTCTTCTCTCCTTCTCCTTGATCTCCCTCACTATCTTTCCTCTTGTAGATTGTCACAACAAAGGGTGGATCCTGTGGAGCTGACCCAAACCTAAGGCGAGGCATCATCAATTGAGGAGGTGGCGAGCTTGATGATAGATGAGGTAGCGGGCTCAATGCGAGGCTTGCTAacctttttttgtttgttttccaTTCTTAGATGCGGGAATTTTGCACCGTGTCTGTTGTTTTCGATTAGCAATGACCTTTGGATAGTGGTGGACAGGGTGACCATCTTTGAAAATCATTTCTATGCTAGTATAACCCATTAGGGACTTATATTCTAGGGTGACCAAGTTCTACCTCGTCCTTGTGGACATTTTCACACTCTTAGGGACGGTGGATAGGGCCACTTGAGAGAGGAGCTTCTTCTTATGCAAGAACACTATGATTAGAGATTGGGGATGAAGACACAATATAGATTGGAGGTTAGGAAGAAGCCTGAGAGTTTACACTTGAGATGGTTAGCTCAGGATGAGATCTTGAGTCTTATTCTCTTCTTGATCACGAGCACCCCCTTCATCCATTCTTGCTCATTATTCTTCCTTCCTTGCTCTTGTTCTTGGATACAGAGAGAGGTATGGAGAGTAGAGTGGAAagatgtgtgtgtgtgagagagagggcTGACTTGTAGGGCAAGGAGAGGAAAACGAGGGCAACAAAACACTTGCATGCTGCAAAGCCACTGATGTTCTGATAGACAGTCGATCAAGGCCTCATGGACTCCAACAACTTGACTAGTCAACACGTTTGACTTCATCTGACTAACGAATAGTCGGTCCATTGAAACATTTAAGGTTTTTGTTGATTGAGTTCTTTGGGCAAATCAACTTGTTGACACTTTCATGGCATGCCACTAGTCCTTGGTGAGCCTTTCAATAGGTTACTCTTACATCCGTTGTAGATCTTTCCTTACTTCAACTTAGATGACAGTTGTTGATGAACCTTTTGCTCTTGGTGACTTGGAGTCAAGGGTGGTTGATCGCCTAAGGACGGTTAGGGTTCCTGCGTTTAGAGCTTAAGTATTTACTCAAAAAGATTGAGTGTAAACACCAAGGTAACAGAATAGGGGTGGATCGATAAAGAGCTCATATGGCCATGGCTTGTGATAAAGGAGGTTCTACTTGGATTGCTTGGGTTCAAAGCTCAAGGAGTTCGATTGAGTTTCAACATTTGGTTTAATAAGAGGATTTTAACAAAGCTTTTTAGTTAAGGTGGTCTTCGCATCGTGACTATAAGGAGCACAATTTATTTTGTTATAGGAAGAGAAAACTCGACCAGGTAAGATCAGGTGGACGAATGATGAATGTGGGTACAACATATCGTGCTACGACTTGCTCGTTTGGTGCTGCATGGTCGATCGTCGCTCTTTTGGTGCTGCCACTCCTCTCTGTGCAAGTCTGAGCTCGTCGTCATGGTCGGAGACTCTCGCTACGGCGGTCCTACTAAGCTCGGCAGCTACGCCCTTGCTCCGTTAAGCGTTGGCGACCACACAACCCTCCAACTTGGTGTGCGCAAGCGACCTTGGCCTTGCTCTGTCAAGCACCGATAGCTGAGCACCCTCCTGATCAGGGCATGCAGGCGGCCACAGCCATATGCATGCGCCGTTGAGCGCAGATTTATTTCTTCCAGTTCCGGTCATCCTTTGTGGCGACGATGCTCGAGTTTTGCGACGACAGTTTGATTTTCGTTAGGAAAGCCGCGGCGGGCGGCTTAGTGGATGCCTCATGCGACGTCCTTAGGCTGACGGGCCAGCTGCTGGCCCGTTTAGAATGGGAAAGCTTTTAGAGTTGTAGAGTTACGGTTCGGTCTGAAACGGATTGTTCAAATAACGACTGCAGAGaagataaaaactaattacacaatttgtctgtaatttgtgagacaaatcttttaaacccagTTAGTctgtaattaaacaatatttatcacatacaaacgaaaatgctaccatagccatttttcaaaaaaatttagaactaaacaaggccggagAGATCTGATGATGGAAAGGGAAGCCACATGCACTGGGATGCCTGCCACCTGCCGACATGCGGAAACGACGCCACGGCGacagtttcttttttttttcccctaaAAAAAGACGCGATATATATCCAGCAGTCAACTGTGAATACGTGGACGGGCGTTGGACGGAGtggggaggagggaggaggaaccAGAGGGGTGGATGGGAAGATGGGAACGCCATCGATTCCTCTCTGCAGCAGCAAGGCCCCGTGCGGCGGTGCCGGCTTTCCCAGCCCTCGTCTCCTGCTTGACAGATACCTTTGCGTGCCCTGTGCATCTGAGCCGATCTATCCACCATCCGAGGCAGTCTCTGCTTCTCGCGCGCGCATGCACGCCGGGAGGGAGGATAGGAAATGGCGAGGGAGGTACTAAACAGGAGCGCCGACGCTGACGGCCATCCTCTGCCGCAACCGGCCCCTTCCCCGTCTCCGGCAGCTGCCACGGAGGAGGAAGGTACGGACAGGAGCAAGGCCAAGAAGAACCTCAGGGACAGGGTATCCttctcgtcctcgtcttccagACCCCGCCCTTCGTGCTGGGGAGGCATCAGGATTCGTCGGATTGGCCGGACCAGAAGAGGCGGCGACGAGCATGACACGCGCGCAAGCCTCGGCGACCGTGGCCGCCGCTGCGCCTGTGGGTGCGGCGGCAAGGTGGGCGCGGGCGCTGCAGCGGTCGGGACGAGGTCCCTCCTCCAGCGCAACGATTTCTACTGCGACGATTGCAACCCGCACAGGTAGGAGACGTTTTGATGCTgctcctctcctcctctctaCTTGCTTTGCTGCTGCTCCAGATTTTGCCCGGATGGATGTATTGGATTGGATCATATGAGATTCAAATTTTAAGTGCTTCATCATTTTTCAATCTTTTCATGTGCATGACTCGTTAAAGTGGGGTATCAGGTAAACCAGTTCTTCTGTTTATATCCTGTCCCCTGTTATGTATTTGTTGTTGGAAATTTTCATAGTAACAATCATTTTGGCAGATCAAGTTTACTCTTAAACATGAATACAGCTACAAAGAACTCTGCCGCAAAATAAGGTTGTAAGATCTCGTAGTAGTGATGGGAAGAAAAATAAACAGATCCGACCGTCTAAACGCATATGTCACAAGCTAtggcctttgtttagtttcaaaaaaatttagaaaacgacactatagcactttcgtttttatttgacaaacattatctaatcacaaagtaactaggcttaaaagattcgtctcgtgatttacggacaaactgtgtaattagtttttatttttatttatatttaatgctcaatgcatgtgtcgcaagattcaatgtgacgaagagtttttgggatgaactaaacaacgcctatATTACAGGGAGACTGAGATGAACAGATAACGAGTGACTGATGCAAGCAAATCATCGATTCTTAGCACTATCCAGTATCCACTAACCCGAAACCTTAGTGATACACTCGAGTACTTTGATTACAATGTGGGGCTGAAAATAACAACTCATACAGAATTGGACAAAGCTACTTACTTTCCAAGACTCTTGAGACAACAAAAGGAATGGTGAGGGCAAGTCTAATCAGAATGCTGAAAGAACCTAGGGTGGCATCAATCTTCACACAGAGAAGCCTTTTCAGCATTGTAATTTTCGTCACATATCAAATCTGTGCACCCTCCTGAGCCGTAACTCCTCAACTGTAAGCTCTCTGTTCCACAAAGGTTGATGATGCCGTTGCTGTCCCCACGAAAAAGCACAGTAGTCCTCACGCATGGTGCTGCACCTCTCACATATATCAGTGGCAAGCGAGTTATAATCGTTGCAGCTCGAGCATATCCAGCATCCTTTCGGGCATCCTCTTGCTGCTGATGCACAGCACCCAACTCTTCGCCGACCTGTAACGTGACCCTTGGGCAGCGGCTGGACAGAAGAGCTCACGAGTTTCTGAGCAAATCTCACAGACAAGGCCATGGCCCTGGTACCACACGAGATCAGACGATAGAGCGGGCCTGGGCCCGGGCCCGGGCCTAGCCTGTTGAACGGGCCCGGATCTGGCCTGTTGAACAGGCCCTTGAGCCAAAGGTAGACATGTCCAGCAAGTATACCACCAAGATGGCCAACAAAGGAAGTATTGGGCATCAAAGCTTGAACGAGGAGCAGTTCAGCCCAAACAGCATACTTTGCTGGAATAACAACCATCCCAGCCAGATGCAAGAAATCGCCCGACTCGGCAGCATGCGCAGACATGCTCACGGCCTTGATGCCAAAGAGCACGCCGGAGAAGCCAATACAAAACTCGTCGTAGTACGGAGCACCGTTACCAACAAGGGACAAGCAGCCTTTGGACAAGAGCAGTATGGCACACCCTGTGACAGGCCAAGCAGTGCCCATGGACGTTTCAAGCTCTACGCCCGTCCACAGCAGAGTCGTCATGTTGCTGAATAAGTGAACTTCGTTCGTGTGGCACCAAGGTGACAGGAAAAACGTCTTCCAGTCTCTGAACTGCAAATTAAGAGTGTTCACGTAATGCGTCGTCAGGACATATAAGACTGTACATGTATAAAGGCTAAACATCATAAGTACTCCAACTTATACACAGAATCCTGGCAACTGCCATGTAGTTGCGCTCGGCAGAGGTGGTGGGTGCGAACAGCGTACCTTGAAGAACATGTTGGGATTCAAGGCGACGTAGGCTTTCTTCGGCAGGATCGCGTCGAGGGCGCCGGGGCGCAGGAAGACGAGCACGTTAGCGGCGAGCAGCGCGGCCGTAGCGGGCGGGCAGGCAGAGCCCGCGCGGCCATACTCGAGCAGCGCTTGCAGCCCCAGCAGGGGCAGCATGCCCTTGGACGGATCCACGACCAAGCCGCGACCCCGCGCGCGCCGCACCGCTACATGTTGGGCATTAGCATCGGTCGGGAAGAGCCTCGTGCCCCGGtttccgagccggtgctgccctttcgggactaaaggcccactttAGTTCCGGTCCGGGGAagcggggctaaagccccctttaacaccggtttggtttcttttttttttatttcttcggttctgtttattgtttttatataataataataggttttttaatacatattttatgctgatacaataatatatttatattacacgcatattaaacatatataaataaaaattataggcttagctttataattaagctttgcctataataaaataaataggccacattaaaaattaaatagatatgtacaaagctttatatatagt from Sorghum bicolor cultivar BTx623 chromosome 3, Sorghum_bicolor_NCBIv3, whole genome shotgun sequence encodes the following:
- the LOC8054686 gene encoding uncharacterized protein LOC8054686 → MAREVLNRSADADGHPLPQPAPSPSPAAATEEEGTDRSKAKKNLRDRVSFSSSSSRPRPSCWGGIRIRRIGRTRRGGDEHDTRASLGDRGRRCACGCGGKVGAGAAAVGTRSLLQRNDFYCDDCNPHRETEMNR
- the LOC8054687 gene encoding rhomboid-like protein 14, mitochondrial; the protein is MMFSLYTCTVLYVLTTHYVNTLNLQFRDWKTFFLSPWCHTNEVHLFSNMTTLLWTGVELETSMGTAWPVTGCAILLLSKGCLSLVGNGAPYYDEFCIGFSGVLFGIKAVSMSAHAAESGDFLHLAGMVVIPAKYAVWAELLLVQALMPNTSFVGHLGGILAGHVYLWLKGLFNRPDPGPFNRLGPGPGPGPLYRLISCGTRAMALSVRFAQKLVSSSVQPLPKGHVTGRRRVGCCASAARGCPKGCWICSSCNDYNSLATDICERCSTMREDYCAFSWGQQRHHQPLWNRELTVEELRLRRVHRFDM
- the LOC8054685 gene encoding protein TsetseEP isoform X1, whose protein sequence is MAKRRRSSSSLPLALLPPLLLLLLLAAGSLAVAAALDSSPEARRGRSLQQLPTPVPQPQPTPVPQPLPQPNPNPNPQPQPLPQPDPNPQPLPQPLPQPDPNPQPLPQPLPQPQPGPIPPQPLPQPDPNPQPVPQPLPQPQPGPIPPQPLPQPDPNQPLPQPQPAPGTQPVSTQNPQPQADQLSGGPQPLSDGGLRMLNLQYVKYIFLDLIVLIL
- the LOC8054685 gene encoding procyclic form-specific polypeptide B-alpha isoform X2 gives rise to the protein MAKRRRSSSSLPLALLPPLLLLLLLAAGSLAVAAALDSSPEARRGRSLQQLPTPVPQPQPTPVPQPLPQPNPNPNPQPQPLPQPDPNPQPLPQPLPQPDPNPQPLPQPLPQPDPNPQPVPQPLPQPQPGPIPPQPLPQPDPNQPLPQPQPAPGTQPVSTQNPQPQADQLSGGPQPLSDGGLRMLNLQYVKYIFLDLIVLIL